The proteins below are encoded in one region of Fimbriimonadaceae bacterium:
- a CDS encoding beta-N-acetylhexosaminidase → MLAAVTALALAMPAIIPVPLSVTPEAGAFTFDEATKIVAHGDLDPIADRLRESLSPATDFPLKAASSATKNAVVISYNPKLTWLSDEGYRLSVTPDLIEIQAKSAAGAFYGVQSLRQMLPSDTFRSAPIGKGPWKVPCVRIEDEPRFKWRGVMLDPVRHFLPKDWILKFIDLIALHKLNTLHLHLTDDQGWRMEIKRYPRLTVVGGWRRETVVARNTPVYDGKPHGGFYTQEDLREIVAYAKQRFVTVVPEIEMPGHASAAIAAYPSLGNIDTRLEVKREWGVSENIFNVEDSTIEFLQGVLEEVVAVFPSEFIHIGGDEAPKAQWKASPAAQSKMRALGLKDEDALQSWFIGQMNTWLTARGRRLIGWDEIAEGGLPPGVTVMAWRGIPKGVAAAKAGHDVVMAPTSHTYFDYYQAEPSSGEPLAIGGFTSLAKSYEMEPVPRELTKAQGKRVLGVQAQLWSEYMVSPSHVEYMAFPRLCSLAEVAWSDPSRRNFDDFLERLNHNLPRLAALSVNYRPLEGLPHPFDDFAFDHGPRAAAPGAVPVPPRAKPRGPSRDTKPRKT, encoded by the coding sequence ATGCTTGCCGCAGTTACCGCCCTTGCCCTTGCCATGCCGGCGATCATCCCCGTGCCCCTGAGCGTGACCCCCGAAGCGGGGGCCTTCACGTTCGACGAGGCGACCAAGATCGTCGCCCACGGCGACCTCGACCCCATCGCCGACCGCTTGCGCGAGTCCCTCTCGCCAGCCACAGACTTCCCGCTCAAGGCCGCGAGCTCCGCGACGAAAAACGCGGTCGTCATCTCATACAACCCGAAGCTGACGTGGCTCTCGGACGAGGGGTACCGCCTCAGCGTGACCCCGGACCTCATCGAGATCCAGGCGAAGTCGGCGGCGGGCGCGTTCTACGGCGTCCAGTCGCTGCGCCAGATGTTGCCGAGCGACACCTTCCGGAGTGCTCCGATCGGGAAGGGCCCCTGGAAAGTGCCATGCGTGCGCATCGAGGACGAGCCCCGGTTCAAATGGAGGGGCGTGATGCTCGACCCCGTCCGCCACTTCCTGCCCAAGGACTGGATCCTCAAGTTCATCGACCTGATCGCCTTGCACAAGCTGAACACCCTGCACCTGCACCTGACGGACGACCAGGGGTGGCGCATGGAGATCAAGCGCTATCCTCGGCTCACCGTGGTCGGTGGTTGGAGGCGGGAGACGGTGGTGGCGCGGAACACGCCCGTCTACGACGGCAAGCCCCACGGCGGCTTCTACACCCAGGAAGACCTCCGCGAAATCGTGGCGTATGCCAAGCAGCGCTTCGTGACCGTCGTCCCCGAGATCGAAATGCCGGGGCACGCGTCAGCAGCCATAGCAGCGTATCCGTCCCTCGGCAATATCGACACGCGGCTGGAAGTCAAGCGCGAATGGGGCGTCTCCGAGAACATTTTCAACGTCGAGGACTCGACCATCGAGTTCCTCCAGGGCGTGCTGGAAGAGGTGGTCGCGGTCTTCCCCAGCGAGTTCATCCATATCGGCGGCGACGAGGCGCCGAAGGCGCAATGGAAGGCGAGCCCAGCGGCGCAGTCCAAGATGCGAGCGCTCGGCCTGAAGGACGAGGACGCGCTCCAAAGCTGGTTCATCGGACAGATGAACACGTGGCTCACCGCACGGGGCCGGCGCCTGATCGGTTGGGACGAAATCGCCGAAGGCGGCCTTCCCCCGGGCGTGACCGTGATGGCGTGGCGCGGAATTCCCAAGGGCGTCGCCGCCGCCAAGGCCGGCCACGACGTCGTGATGGCCCCGACCAGCCACACCTATTTCGACTACTACCAAGCGGAGCCCTCTTCGGGAGAGCCGCTCGCCATCGGCGGGTTCACCTCGCTGGCCAAGTCATACGAAATGGAACCCGTTCCGCGCGAGCTGACCAAGGCGCAAGGTAAGCGGGTCCTCGGCGTCCAGGCCCAACTCTGGTCTGAATACATGGTGAGCCCGAGCCACGTGGAGTACATGGCGTTCCCGCGCCTTTGCTCGCTGGCCGAGGTGGCCTGGTCCGACCCCAGTCGCCGGAACTTCGACGACTTCTTGGAGCGGCTGAACCACAACCTGCCGCGCCTCGCCGCGCTTAGCGTGAACTACCGCCCGCTGGAAGGGCTCCCCCACCCCTTCGACGATTTCGCTTTTGACCATGGCCCCAGGGCCGCGGCCCCCGGGGCGGTGCCGGTCCCTCCGCGCGCCAAACCGCGAGGACCCTCTCGCGACACGAAGCCCAGAAAAACGTAG
- a CDS encoding ligase-associated DNA damage response exonuclease has product MSGPVLQLRPEGLYCPAGDFYIDPWRPVARAIVTHAHSDHMRWGMGSYLCSEKTLPLLRARLGDEPSATALPYGESLGIGGASVSLHPAGHIVGSAQVRVEVRGEVWVVSGDYKCEPDQTCEPWGPVKCHGFVTETTFGLPIYQWPRQEDVFGQINRWWQENAAAGRTSLLSGYSLGKAQRLLAGVDPGIGPIYVHGAVANMNRACAAAGVALPEWLPVAEAEKGKEWSGALVVAPPSAVGTPWTRKFGDVSTAFASGWMAIRGVRRRRSVDQGFVLSDHVDWGSLLAAIRETGAETVWTTHGYAHQVARYLCETGRDARPLETQFGEEEEDAE; this is encoded by the coding sequence GTGTCCGGCCCCGTCCTGCAACTTAGACCGGAGGGTCTCTACTGCCCGGCGGGCGACTTCTACATCGACCCTTGGCGTCCTGTCGCGCGCGCCATCGTCACCCACGCCCACTCGGACCACATGCGCTGGGGCATGGGCAGTTACCTTTGCAGCGAAAAAACCTTGCCCTTGCTCAGGGCGCGGCTGGGCGACGAGCCAAGTGCGACCGCCCTTCCCTATGGCGAATCCTTGGGCATCGGCGGCGCGAGCGTCTCGCTCCACCCCGCCGGCCACATCGTCGGCTCCGCCCAAGTGCGGGTCGAAGTGCGCGGCGAGGTTTGGGTCGTCAGCGGCGACTATAAGTGCGAGCCCGACCAGACGTGCGAACCTTGGGGACCGGTGAAGTGCCACGGCTTCGTGACCGAGACCACCTTCGGCCTGCCCATCTACCAGTGGCCCCGGCAAGAGGACGTTTTCGGCCAGATCAATCGCTGGTGGCAAGAGAACGCGGCCGCCGGGCGCACTTCCCTGCTCAGCGGATACTCGCTCGGCAAAGCCCAGCGACTGTTGGCCGGGGTCGACCCCGGCATCGGCCCGATCTACGTGCACGGGGCGGTGGCGAATATGAACCGGGCCTGTGCGGCGGCGGGAGTCGCCCTGCCCGAGTGGCTCCCCGTGGCCGAGGCGGAAAAGGGCAAAGAGTGGTCGGGGGCTCTCGTGGTGGCCCCACCGAGCGCGGTCGGCACGCCTTGGACCCGCAAGTTCGGCGACGTCTCCACGGCCTTCGCGAGCGGCTGGATGGCGATCCGCGGCGTTCGGCGTCGCCGCTCTGTGGACCAGGGCTTCGTTCTGAGCGACCACGTGGATTGGGGGTCTTTGCTCGCCGCGATTCGTGAAACGGGGGCGGAGACGGTGTGGACCACCCACGGCTACGCCCACCAGGTCGCGCGTTACCTCTGCGAGACCGGGCGCGACGCGAGGCCGCTCGAGACCCAGTTCGGCGAGGAAGAGGAGGACGCCGAGTGA
- a CDS encoding tetratricopeptide repeat protein → MLLPWRVEMLGGLRAKQNDHVVSRFQTQKTGALFARLCLSKDRSLPRDQVANLIWPTGEPAAIRNRLNQAVSSLRRQLEHPGMEGQRVFVSDHHHLGLNPQIFSTDVEEFENAVKSAALASSFNERVTNLEFAAEVYKGEFLAGFNESWVEGERRRLADVYVQVLRDLSDAYLEMGRPAMAADWANKLARINAKDAVAKRVLQAVRDGGSQPTEARFTNAPETSNGSVPALSPSPLSCLIPAKPNQIIGRDVEMARLSALMAEGGPRLVTIVGIGGIGKTRLALEAMHGLCELSCCACASASYQPGSGKGELVRSVLNAGLSNFDAANRTVERLQRESMDMGGLVIMLDVLGTLGPEEVDELVEFMEATPNVRFLVTNRRPLYLPQESVVPLGPLRVPDRSDGPFEDVKSNPSVALFTQRASAIKPDFGATRRTSEQLGELAQRLEGYPMALELAAAWIRSLTVQQMLESLDETDELLQSRRRDVRARHRSVHDVVSESLQLVEEADRKALAKVRVFRGGWTHEALDAVEPDGNALQSLQTLVDHGLIIEHTRDNRPSRFTAMQTVLNYASQDGDGASEDAAKRHAEYYLAFAERNTPLSKKLEQSTWIALCAEDWANMAEAADWFLAHDRYDEALRLTVGLADVWTEADGLSKVQAWLRSCLHGVPQDSKHYPWVQGSLGLAAWFDGDVAEAERLLEKAIAAARTNKDENVLARLLVWASYVTHSERDFDRGAEYLDEAQKLAQSNGQRQLERLIWRRRGNDLVETEQWEEAEAAYKRVIETAEEDNDDDGRTAALTNLGALAGWQEKTELSRNFLRQAIQVADDAGLSVKKQIALIVLGRVEAEYGNPEEAIRLIRAACERKPSKAEVLADAYEVFALAEEKLGNPEAASMIMGYLKAKAPRSRNRQHGIGGRQMAAARERLIERLGKTRFDQCVEFGSYLTANDLMRQNAFAAVGARDLVSVG, encoded by the coding sequence ATGCTTCTACCATGGAGGGTCGAGATGCTTGGCGGGTTGCGCGCCAAGCAGAACGACCACGTCGTTTCCCGGTTCCAAACTCAAAAAACGGGGGCCTTGTTCGCAAGGCTTTGCTTGAGCAAGGACAGGTCGCTGCCCCGAGACCAGGTCGCCAACCTGATTTGGCCCACCGGGGAGCCCGCCGCAATCCGCAACCGCCTGAACCAGGCCGTCTCGTCGCTCCGCCGGCAGCTCGAACACCCCGGAATGGAGGGGCAGCGAGTTTTCGTCAGTGACCACCACCACCTCGGCCTGAACCCTCAGATCTTCTCGACCGACGTCGAAGAGTTCGAGAACGCCGTCAAGAGCGCGGCCCTCGCGTCTTCGTTCAACGAGCGCGTCACAAACCTAGAATTCGCGGCCGAGGTCTATAAAGGCGAGTTCCTCGCCGGCTTCAACGAATCGTGGGTGGAAGGGGAACGGCGACGGCTCGCCGACGTCTATGTCCAAGTCCTCCGCGACCTGAGCGATGCCTACCTGGAGATGGGGCGCCCCGCGATGGCCGCCGACTGGGCCAACAAACTCGCCCGGATCAACGCGAAAGACGCAGTGGCCAAACGCGTCCTGCAAGCCGTCCGCGACGGCGGCTCGCAGCCGACCGAGGCCCGCTTCACGAACGCCCCGGAGACCTCCAACGGTTCTGTACCGGCCCTTTCGCCCAGCCCGCTCAGCTGCCTGATCCCGGCAAAGCCGAACCAGATCATCGGACGCGACGTCGAAATGGCCCGCTTGTCCGCGCTCATGGCGGAAGGCGGACCCCGCCTCGTCACGATCGTGGGCATCGGGGGCATCGGCAAGACGCGCCTCGCGCTCGAAGCCATGCACGGCTTGTGCGAGCTCTCGTGCTGCGCCTGCGCCTCGGCCAGCTACCAGCCCGGCTCCGGCAAGGGCGAACTCGTACGGTCCGTCCTCAACGCGGGGCTGAGTAACTTCGACGCCGCGAACCGGACGGTCGAGAGGCTCCAGCGAGAGTCGATGGACATGGGCGGCCTTGTGATCATGCTGGACGTGCTCGGCACGCTCGGGCCGGAGGAGGTCGACGAGCTGGTCGAATTCATGGAGGCGACTCCCAACGTTCGCTTCCTGGTTACAAATAGACGCCCGCTCTACCTGCCGCAAGAGAGCGTCGTCCCCCTCGGCCCGCTCCGCGTCCCCGACCGCAGCGACGGCCCGTTCGAAGACGTCAAGTCCAACCCCAGCGTGGCCCTCTTCACCCAGCGCGCCTCCGCCATCAAGCCCGATTTCGGCGCGACGCGCCGGACCTCCGAGCAACTCGGCGAGCTGGCCCAGCGCCTCGAAGGCTATCCCATGGCCCTGGAGCTTGCGGCGGCTTGGATCCGCAGCCTCACGGTGCAACAGATGCTGGAGAGCCTGGACGAGACCGACGAACTCCTCCAGAGCCGACGGCGCGACGTCCGCGCCCGGCACCGCTCCGTCCACGACGTGGTCTCTGAGAGCCTCCAACTTGTCGAGGAGGCGGACCGCAAGGCGCTCGCGAAAGTGCGAGTCTTCCGCGGCGGCTGGACCCACGAGGCCCTCGACGCGGTGGAGCCTGACGGCAACGCCCTGCAGTCCCTGCAGACCCTCGTGGACCACGGCCTCATCATCGAGCACACGCGCGACAACCGGCCTTCGCGGTTCACCGCCATGCAGACCGTGCTCAACTACGCGAGCCAGGACGGGGATGGTGCGTCGGAAGACGCTGCAAAGCGCCACGCCGAGTACTACCTCGCGTTCGCGGAAAGGAACACGCCGCTCTCCAAGAAGCTCGAACAGAGCACCTGGATCGCCCTATGCGCCGAGGATTGGGCGAACATGGCCGAGGCAGCCGACTGGTTCTTGGCGCACGACCGCTACGACGAGGCCCTCAGGCTCACGGTCGGCCTGGCAGACGTCTGGACCGAGGCGGACGGCCTTTCGAAGGTCCAGGCCTGGCTACGGTCTTGCCTGCACGGCGTGCCCCAGGATTCGAAGCACTACCCCTGGGTCCAGGGCAGCCTTGGCCTGGCGGCTTGGTTCGATGGCGACGTGGCCGAAGCCGAGAGGCTGCTGGAGAAGGCGATCGCGGCGGCGCGGACCAATAAGGACGAAAACGTGCTGGCGCGGCTGCTCGTCTGGGCAAGCTATGTCACCCATTCTGAGCGCGACTTCGATCGCGGCGCGGAATACCTGGACGAGGCCCAAAAGCTCGCGCAGAGCAACGGTCAGCGCCAACTGGAGCGCCTTATCTGGCGCCGCCGGGGCAACGACCTGGTGGAGACCGAGCAGTGGGAAGAGGCGGAAGCCGCTTATAAGCGCGTGATCGAGACAGCCGAGGAGGACAACGACGATGACGGTCGGACGGCCGCGCTGACGAACCTTGGCGCGCTCGCCGGATGGCAGGAGAAGACGGAGCTCAGCCGGAACTTCCTGCGCCAGGCGATCCAGGTCGCTGACGATGCGGGCCTCTCGGTGAAGAAGCAGATCGCCCTGATCGTGCTCGGAAGGGTCGAGGCCGAGTACGGCAACCCAGAAGAGGCGATCCGGCTGATCCGCGCCGCCTGCGAGCGCAAACCTTCGAAGGCCGAGGTCCTTGCCGACGCCTACGAGGTCTTCGCCCTCGCCGAGGAGAAGCTCGGCAATCCCGAGGCCGCCTCCATGATCATGGGGTACCTCAAGGCGAAGGCGCCGCGATCGCGCAACAGGCAGCACGGTATCGGTGGCCGACAAATGGCGGCAGCCCGCGAACGACTCATCGAGCGGCTTGGCAAGACCCGGTTCGACCAGTGCGTCGAATTCGGGAGCTACCTCACCGCGAACGACCTGATGCGGCAAAACGCCTTCGCCGCCGTCGGCGCGCGAGACCTCGTCTCGGTCGGCTGA
- a CDS encoding ligase-associated DNA damage response DEXH box helicase, producing MNQPLDRIEDWFARRGWTPAPFQREVWQAYLAGASGLLHSSTGSGKTLGVWMGILAEEAAGREPARGPVALWLTPLRALAADTLAALQEPLDGLGLAQWRIEARTGDTSPTAKQRQTRNPPNALVTTPESLSLLLAAKDGRDLLGHLRLVVIDEWHELLGTKRGVQTELALARLRRWNRGLRVWGLSATLGNTEEAAKVLHPGEPFALVQGETAKRVTVDSLLPESVERFPWAGHMGQRMIERVVHELDHSPSSLVFTNTRAQAEIWYGAILAFRPEWEEVVGLHHGSLDLEERRAVEQGLKDGALRAVVATSSLDLGVDFSPVERVFQVGSPKGVARLLQRAGRSGHQPGAASRVTCVPTHAMELIDVAAVRVAAAQNRIEKRAYHREPLDVLAQHLVTVAIGGGFDGDDLFEEVRSTAAYAQLAREDWEWALAFVTRGGPTLAAYPDYRKVHEEDGFYTVENRRIAQRHRMNIGTIVSDAAMNVQFVGGGRLGSVEEAFVSRLRKGDRFVFAGRALEFVAVRDMTCLVRRAKSTKGVVPRWAGGRLPLSSELAQSAREILQDAKDGTYAGPEMALGRPMLELQSKWSAIPGMNELLVEQVQTREGCHTFVFPFEGRLVHEGLAALFAYRMSRDRSTTFSLACNDYGFEMLAPWPVDFFAAVEDGLFAIRNLAEDALASLNSSEMARRQFREIARVSGLVLQSTPGKQKSVRQLQVSSGLLYDVFEKYDPRHPLLRQARNEVLEKNLEESRMADCLRRLAKARIVRTEPPRPTPFAFPILVDRLRETIGSESMDDRIRRMVEALEQAAG from the coding sequence GTGAACCAACCTCTCGACCGCATCGAAGACTGGTTCGCGCGCAGGGGCTGGACGCCCGCCCCGTTTCAGCGCGAAGTGTGGCAGGCCTATCTGGCGGGCGCGAGCGGACTGCTGCATTCCAGCACGGGCTCCGGGAAGACGCTCGGCGTCTGGATGGGGATTCTCGCCGAGGAGGCGGCCGGGCGGGAACCCGCGCGGGGTCCCGTCGCTCTGTGGCTGACGCCCCTCCGAGCCCTCGCCGCAGACACCCTTGCCGCCCTCCAAGAGCCGCTGGATGGGCTCGGCCTCGCCCAGTGGCGGATCGAGGCGCGCACCGGCGACACAAGCCCGACCGCCAAGCAACGACAGACCCGCAACCCGCCGAACGCACTCGTCACCACACCTGAATCGCTCTCCCTGTTGCTGGCCGCCAAAGACGGCCGCGACCTGCTCGGGCACTTGCGGCTCGTCGTTATCGATGAGTGGCACGAGCTTCTCGGCACCAAGCGGGGGGTCCAGACCGAACTAGCCCTGGCGCGGCTCCGACGCTGGAACAGGGGCCTGCGCGTCTGGGGCCTCTCCGCGACCCTCGGGAACACCGAAGAGGCAGCCAAGGTCCTGCACCCTGGCGAGCCCTTTGCGCTCGTCCAAGGTGAGACCGCGAAGCGAGTTACGGTCGATTCCCTCCTCCCAGAGTCGGTCGAACGGTTCCCTTGGGCGGGGCATATGGGGCAGCGGATGATAGAGCGGGTCGTCCACGAACTGGACCACTCGCCGAGCTCGCTCGTCTTCACCAACACCCGCGCCCAAGCGGAGATTTGGTATGGCGCGATCCTCGCCTTCAGGCCGGAGTGGGAGGAGGTCGTCGGTCTCCACCACGGCTCGCTCGACCTGGAGGAGCGGCGCGCGGTGGAACAGGGCCTGAAGGATGGGGCGCTGCGCGCCGTCGTCGCCACGAGCAGCCTCGACCTCGGGGTCGACTTCAGCCCGGTGGAGCGTGTCTTCCAGGTGGGTAGCCCGAAGGGTGTGGCCCGCCTTCTCCAGCGCGCTGGGCGCAGCGGGCACCAGCCGGGGGCGGCAAGCCGCGTCACCTGCGTCCCGACCCACGCCATGGAGCTCATCGACGTCGCGGCGGTCCGCGTCGCCGCGGCCCAAAACCGTATCGAAAAGCGCGCCTATCACCGGGAGCCGCTCGACGTGCTGGCGCAGCACCTGGTGACCGTCGCCATCGGCGGCGGGTTCGACGGCGACGACCTCTTTGAAGAGGTGCGGTCCACGGCCGCCTATGCCCAGCTTGCCCGCGAGGACTGGGAGTGGGCGCTGGCGTTCGTGACGCGCGGTGGGCCGACCCTCGCCGCCTATCCCGATTACCGCAAGGTCCACGAGGAAGACGGCTTCTACACGGTCGAGAACCGGCGGATCGCGCAGCGCCACCGCATGAACATCGGCACGATCGTGAGCGACGCCGCGATGAACGTGCAGTTCGTCGGCGGAGGGCGGCTCGGGAGCGTCGAGGAGGCGTTCGTCTCAAGGTTACGCAAAGGGGACAGGTTTGTCTTCGCGGGCCGCGCGCTGGAGTTTGTGGCCGTGCGGGATATGACGTGCTTGGTTCGGCGGGCAAAGTCCACAAAAGGAGTCGTGCCGCGATGGGCGGGGGGACGGTTGCCGCTTTCTTCCGAGCTCGCCCAGTCTGCCCGCGAGATCTTGCAGGACGCGAAGGACGGCACTTACGCCGGGCCCGAAATGGCCCTCGGGCGGCCGATGCTGGAACTGCAGTCGAAGTGGTCCGCGATCCCCGGCATGAACGAACTGCTTGTCGAGCAGGTGCAGACACGCGAGGGTTGCCACACTTTTGTCTTCCCTTTCGAGGGGCGGCTCGTCCACGAGGGGCTGGCCGCGCTCTTCGCCTACCGCATGTCGCGCGACCGCTCCACCACCTTCTCCCTCGCCTGCAACGACTACGGGTTCGAGATGCTCGCCCCATGGCCGGTGGACTTTTTTGCGGCGGTCGAGGACGGCCTCTTCGCGATCCGCAACCTGGCCGAGGACGCACTGGCGAGCCTGAACTCCAGCGAGATGGCGCGGCGGCAGTTCCGCGAGATCGCGCGGGTCAGCGGACTTGTGCTCCAGTCCACGCCGGGAAAGCAGAAGTCCGTGCGCCAGCTGCAGGTTTCCAGCGGCCTGCTCTACGACGTCTTCGAGAAGTACGACCCTCGGCACCCGCTCCTGCGCCAAGCGCGCAACGAAGTCTTGGAGAAAAATCTGGAAGAGTCGCGCATGGCCGACTGCCTTCGACGGCTCGCGAAGGCACGCATCGTGCGGACGGAGCCGCCCCGGCCCACGCCCTTCGCGTTCCCGATCTTGGTGGACCGCCTGCGCGAGACCATCGGCAGCGAGTCCATGGACGATAGAATCCGCAGGATGGTAGAAGCCTTGGAGCAGGCGGCCGGGTGA
- the pdeM gene encoding ligase-associated DNA damage response endonuclease PdeM has translation MSDLQIEQGLWLCPEGGAFWASEATLFVADVHLGKTVTFREGGCPVPEGPTEEGLERIGALVDRLSADRVVVLGDLWHDERVHAEATARPFEAWRAARRDLEFWLVPGNHDRRFHALAQSLALEIVPAGSQFGPFLLFHRPDDCPSREALALAGHVHPCFRLEQGGVSHRLPCFWQVGGCLVLPAFGPFTGGFNVDRDEDSRIFVTTGESVLEVRHSDRRPFFARR, from the coding sequence GTGAGCGACCTTCAGATCGAGCAGGGCCTCTGGCTGTGCCCGGAAGGGGGCGCGTTCTGGGCGTCTGAGGCGACGCTCTTCGTCGCGGACGTCCACCTTGGCAAGACGGTCACGTTTCGCGAAGGTGGGTGCCCCGTGCCCGAGGGGCCGACTGAAGAAGGGCTGGAGCGGATCGGCGCGCTGGTCGACCGATTGAGCGCGGATCGGGTCGTGGTGCTCGGCGACCTTTGGCACGACGAGCGGGTCCATGCGGAGGCGACCGCTCGGCCCTTCGAAGCCTGGCGGGCTGCGCGCCGCGACCTCGAGTTTTGGCTTGTGCCCGGGAACCACGATCGCCGGTTCCACGCGCTGGCCCAAAGCCTGGCGCTCGAGATCGTGCCTGCCGGGAGCCAGTTCGGCCCGTTCCTGCTCTTCCACCGCCCGGACGACTGCCCATCCCGGGAGGCGCTCGCCCTCGCGGGCCACGTCCATCCCTGTTTTCGGCTCGAGCAGGGAGGGGTCTCGCACCGGCTGCCCTGTTTTTGGCAGGTCGGCGGGTGCCTGGTCCTGCCCGCCTTCGGCCCCTTCACGGGAGGGTTCAACGTCGACCGTGACGAGGACTCGCGCATTTTTGTCACGACCGGCGAGTCCGTGCTGGAGGTTCGGCACAGCGACCGCCGCCCGTTCTTTGCGCGCCGATAG
- a CDS encoding ATP-dependent DNA ligase, whose translation MRAFARLFERLDSTTRTTEKVRALAEYFREAPPEDAAWAVFFLSGRRLPSPVNRTLLRTWAQEEARLPDWLFQECYDAVADMAETMSKVVPTKEATGSDHGLAWWVESRVRRLRDLDEADRRASLLDSWYSLSGTGRFLFNKLVTGSFRVGVSQELVVRGLSEATGVARTVLSHRLMGEWAPTPEFFRALAAADDGRADVSRPYPFCLAHALTAPESDLRDLADWLVEWKWDGIRCQLIRREGQTFLWSRGEEVLIETFPDIVEIGSWLPDGTVIDGEILVWSEGRPRPFQDLQRRLGRKSPGKKLLSEVPCSLLAFDLLELNSVDIREKPTEFRRQELEVMITAINHEGLRLSPSIEVKGSGELAAVREAAGTRGAEGLMIKSRMAPYTTGRKTGVWWKWKVDPFVVDAVLVTAQRGNGKRASLYTDYTFAIWDGENLVPFAKAYSGLDDKEIREVDAFVRKNTQEKFGPVRSVRPELVFELAFEGVQVSKRHKSGLAVRFPRINRWRKDKKPQDADTVETVRRLVEQKAQ comes from the coding sequence GTGAGGGCCTTCGCCCGGCTCTTCGAGCGATTGGACTCGACCACGCGCACCACCGAGAAAGTCCGTGCCCTGGCCGAATACTTCCGCGAAGCCCCGCCCGAGGACGCCGCCTGGGCGGTCTTCTTCCTATCGGGCCGAAGGCTGCCGAGTCCCGTCAACCGGACGCTCCTCCGGACGTGGGCGCAGGAGGAGGCGCGGCTGCCGGACTGGCTGTTCCAGGAGTGCTACGACGCGGTCGCGGACATGGCGGAGACAATGAGCAAGGTCGTTCCGACGAAGGAAGCGACCGGATCCGACCATGGGCTCGCCTGGTGGGTCGAGAGCCGTGTGCGACGCTTGCGCGACCTCGACGAAGCAGACCGGCGCGCGTCCCTGCTCGACTCCTGGTACAGCCTCTCAGGAACCGGCCGGTTCCTCTTCAATAAGCTTGTGACCGGGTCCTTCCGGGTCGGCGTCTCGCAAGAACTCGTGGTCCGGGGTCTCTCAGAAGCGACCGGAGTGGCGAGGACCGTCCTCTCCCATCGCCTCATGGGCGAATGGGCCCCCACCCCCGAGTTCTTCCGCGCCTTGGCGGCGGCGGACGATGGCCGCGCAGACGTGAGCCGCCCCTACCCCTTCTGCCTGGCCCATGCCTTGACCGCCCCGGAGTCGGACCTTCGGGACTTGGCCGACTGGCTTGTGGAGTGGAAGTGGGACGGCATCCGCTGCCAACTCATTCGGCGGGAGGGGCAGACCTTCTTGTGGTCGCGAGGTGAGGAGGTCCTGATCGAGACCTTTCCAGACATTGTGGAGATCGGGAGTTGGCTTCCAGACGGGACCGTCATAGACGGCGAGATCTTGGTGTGGTCAGAAGGCAGACCGCGTCCGTTCCAAGACCTTCAGCGTCGATTAGGGCGTAAATCGCCCGGAAAGAAACTTCTTAGCGAAGTTCCCTGCTCGCTCCTTGCATTCGACTTGCTTGAATTGAACTCGGTGGATATCCGCGAGAAGCCCACAGAGTTTCGGCGCCAAGAGTTGGAGGTGATGATCACCGCTATCAACCACGAAGGCCTGCGCCTTTCCCCGTCGATCGAAGTGAAGGGATCGGGGGAGCTTGCTGCCGTCCGCGAGGCCGCGGGCACCCGGGGAGCGGAGGGGTTGATGATAAAGTCCAGGATGGCGCCTTACACCACCGGGCGCAAGACCGGGGTCTGGTGGAAGTGGAAAGTGGACCCCTTTGTCGTCGACGCCGTCCTCGTCACCGCCCAGCGCGGGAACGGTAAGAGGGCGAGCCTTTACACCGATTACACGTTTGCGATTTGGGACGGGGAGAACCTCGTCCCCTTCGCCAAAGCCTATTCCGGACTCGACGATAAAGAGATTCGCGAAGTGGACGCGTTCGTCCGCAAGAACACACAGGAAAAGTTCGGCCCCGTCCGAAGCGTAAGGCCCGAGCTCGTCTTCGAGCTCGCCTTCGAAGGAGTGCAGGTTTCAAAACGCCATAAGAGCGGCCTCGCCGTGCGCTTTCCCCGCATCAATCGCTGGCGAAAGGATAAGAAACCTCAGGACGCCGATACCGTCGAGACGGTGAGAAGGCTGGTCGAGCAGAAGGCGCAGTGA